A genomic region of Taeniopygia guttata chromosome 28, bTaeGut7.mat, whole genome shotgun sequence contains the following coding sequences:
- the R3HDM4 gene encoding R3H domain-containing protein 4 isoform X1: MVVLRGGAGPEEPFPRIEDCLPLLEESPSKRFSPSKRKQYYINKAIRNSDLIPRAKGRKSLQRLENTRFLMTLLEQDDCGSDEGELSHSATPSIFTEACNNETYVEIWNDFMNRSGEEQERVLLYLEEEARKKQRRKLPVKDEKWKELPAYTPQECFQRISRRLRATLKRGRIPMGTLEGLEEELLAFFSVTPHSVYTALMDNRFGHRRETSDESEQQTPRVPAPGAAALRLPGADELMPPELPCPSCVLCSLSRSLGGAEPGVCGCALAPRIPPGTVGVSIYITQVFLKKESGRAKPPSGADARGVISAQIFLR; the protein is encoded by the exons ATGGTGGTGCtgcggggcggcgcgggcccGGAGGAGCCGTTCCC gagGATCGAGGACTGCCTGCCCCTGCTGGAGGAGTCCCCGTCCAAGCGGTTCTCGCCGTCCAAGAGGAAGCAGTATTACATCAACAAAGCCATCCGCAACTCCGACCTCATCCCGAGGGCCAAGGGCCGCAAGAGCCTCCAGAGGCTGGAGAACA CTCGCTTCCTGAtgaccctgctggagcaggatgaCTGCGGGAGCGACGAGGGAGAGCTCAGCCATTCGGCCACCCCCAGCATCTTCACCGAGGCGTGTAACAATGAGACCTACGTGGAG ATCTGGAACGACTTCATGAACCGGTCGGGAGAAGAGCAGGAGCGGGTCCTGCTCTACCTGGAGGAGGAGGCCAGGAAGAAGCAGAGGAGGAAGCTGCCTGTCAAGGATGAGAAGTGGAAAG AGCTGCCTGCCTACACGCCCCAGGAGTGCTTCCAGCGCATCAGCCGCCGCCTGCGTGCCACCCTGAAGAGGGGCAGGATCCCCATG GGGAcgctggaggggctggaggaggagctgctggccttCTTCTCTGTCACCCCACACTCTGTCTACACAGCACTGATGGATAACAG GTTCGGACATCGAAGGGAAACGTCAGATGAAAGTGAGCAACAAACACCACGTGTTCCTGCCcccggagctgctgctctcagacTACCTGGGGCAGATGAGCTGatgcccccagagctgccctgcccctcctgtgtcctctgcagcctctcccGGAGCCTCggcggggcagagccgggggtttgtggctgtgccctggcccCGCGCATCCCTCCTGGAACTGTTGGTGTGTCTATTTATATAACCcaggtgtttttaaaaaaagaatcagGCAGGGCCAAGCCTCCCTCTGGCGCTGACGCTCGTGGGGTGATTTCGGCCCAGATTTTTCTGCGGTGA
- the R3HDM4 gene encoding R3H domain-containing protein 4 isoform X2, whose product MVVLRGGAGPEEPFPRIEDCLPLLEESPSKRFSPSKRKQYYINKAIRNSDLIPRAKGRKSLQRLENTRFLMTLLEQDDCGSDEGELSHSATPSIFTEACNNETYVEIWNDFMNRSGEEQERVLLYLEEEARKKQRRKLPVKDEKWKELPAYTPQECFQRISRRLRATLKRGRIPMGTLEGLEEELLAFFSVTPHSVYTALMDNSFERLLLHALCQYMDLVSASSDIEGKRQMKVSNKHHVFLPPELLLSDYLGQMS is encoded by the exons ATGGTGGTGCtgcggggcggcgcgggcccGGAGGAGCCGTTCCC gagGATCGAGGACTGCCTGCCCCTGCTGGAGGAGTCCCCGTCCAAGCGGTTCTCGCCGTCCAAGAGGAAGCAGTATTACATCAACAAAGCCATCCGCAACTCCGACCTCATCCCGAGGGCCAAGGGCCGCAAGAGCCTCCAGAGGCTGGAGAACA CTCGCTTCCTGAtgaccctgctggagcaggatgaCTGCGGGAGCGACGAGGGAGAGCTCAGCCATTCGGCCACCCCCAGCATCTTCACCGAGGCGTGTAACAATGAGACCTACGTGGAG ATCTGGAACGACTTCATGAACCGGTCGGGAGAAGAGCAGGAGCGGGTCCTGCTCTACCTGGAGGAGGAGGCCAGGAAGAAGCAGAGGAGGAAGCTGCCTGTCAAGGATGAGAAGTGGAAAG AGCTGCCTGCCTACACGCCCCAGGAGTGCTTCCAGCGCATCAGCCGCCGCCTGCGTGCCACCCTGAAGAGGGGCAGGATCCCCATG GGGAcgctggaggggctggaggaggagctgctggccttCTTCTCTGTCACCCCACACTCTGTCTACACAGCACTGATGGATAACAG ctttGAGCGGCTCCTGCTCCACGCGCTCTGCCAGTACATGGATCTCGTCTCTGCCA GTTCGGACATCGAAGGGAAACGTCAGATGAAAGTGAGCAACAAACACCACGTGTTCCTGCCcccggagctgctgctctcagacTACCTGGGGCAGATGAGCTGa
- the MED16 gene encoding mediator of RNA polymerase II transcription subunit 16 isoform X1: MELSLSLSLSLSLSLSLSLRGCPRQCLSARRRRGPGSPRAGRGPAERRAPAGPRLSRVPYPVSGVPCTVSGVPRPGGMDLAYVCEWEKKPKSNHCPSIPLVCAWSCRNLIAFTTDLRNEEEKDLTHMVHIIDTEHPWDVYSVNSGHTEVITCLEWDQSGSRLLSADADGHIKCWGMTDHLANSWENTVGSVVEGDPVVALSWLHNGVKLALHVEKSGASNFGEKFSRVKFSPSLTLFGGKPMEGWIAVTISGLVTVSLLKPNGQVLTATESLCRLRCRVALADVAFTGGGNIVVATSDGSSTSPVQFYKVCVSVVNEKCKIDTEILPSLFMRCTTDPARKDKYPAITHLKFLARDMSEQVLLCASNQNNSIVECWSLRKEGLPVNNIFQQISPVVGDKQPMILKWRILSATNDLDRVSAVALPKLPISLTNTDLKVANDTKFFPGLGLALAFHDGSVHIVHRLSLQMMAVFYGSSSQRPVDEPALKRPRTTGPLVHFKAMQLSWTSLALAGVDSHGKLSMLRISPSMGHVLDMNMSLRHLLFLLEYCMVTGYDWWDILLHVQPSMVQNLVEKLHEEYMRQNAALQQVLSTRIVAMKASLCKLSSSTIARVCDYHAKLFLIAISCTLKSLLRPHFLNTPDKSPGDRLTEICSKITDVDIDKVMINLKTEEFVLEMTTLQSLQQLIQWVGDFVLYLLASLPNQGSPVRPGHSFLRDGASLGMFRELMVVIRIWGLLKPSCLPVYTATSDTQDSMSLLFRLLTKLWLCCREENHITEPDDALIDECCLLPSQLLIPNIDWLPINDGIISKLQNKQLVRLQFGKAPGLVGHTVSSQFDAFVRAPGQPKIDHLRRLHLGAYPTEECKSCTRCGCVTMLKSPNKVTAVKQWEQRWIKNCLCGGLWRKMPLSYS; the protein is encoded by the exons ATggagctctctctctctctctctctctctctctctctctcgctcTCGCTCTCTCTGCGGGGGTGTCCGCGGCAGTGCCTGAGCGCGCGGCGCAGGCGCGGCCCGGGCAGCCCGCGGGCGGGCCGGGGTCCTGCGGAGCGGCGGGCGCCG GCAGGACCGAGGCTGTCCCGTGTGCCGTATCCCGTGTCCGGTGTACCGTGTACCGTGTCCGGTGTACCGCGTCCCGGCGGGATGGACCTGGCCTACGTGTGCGAGTGGGAGAAGAAGCCCAAGAGCAACCACTGCCCCTCCATCCCGCTGGTGTGCGCCTGGTCCTGCCGCAACCTCATCGCCTTCACCACGGACCTCCGCAATGAGGAGGAGAAAG ATCTCACTCACATGGTCCATATCATCGACACCGAGCACCCCTGGGACGTCTACTCTGTGAACTCGGGCCACACCGAAGTCATCACCTGTTTGGAGTGGGATCAGTCAG gctccaggctgctctcagcagaTGCTGATGGCCACATCAAGTGCTGGGGCATGACAGATCACCTGGCCAACAGCTGGGAGAACACGGTGGGCAGTGTGGTGGAGGGGGACCCGGTGGTGGCCCTGTCCTGGCTGCACAACGGCGTCAAGCTGGCTCTGCACGTGGAGAAG TCCGGAGCCTCGAACTTCGGCGAGAAGTTTTCGCGGGTGAAATTCTCCCCGTCGCTGACGCTGTTTGGTGGGAAGCCCATGGAGGGCTGGATTGCTGTGACCATCAGCGGGCTGGTCACCGTGTCCCTCCTCAAGCCCAACGGGCAGGTGCTGACGGCCACCGAGAGCCTGTGCCGCCTGCGCTGCCGCGTGGCCTTGGCCGACGTCGCCTTCACGGGCGGGGGCAACATCGTGGTGGCCACGTCTGATGGCAGCAGCACGTCCCCCGTGCAGTTCTACAAGGTGTGTGTCAGCGTGGTGAACGAGAAGTGCAAGATCGACACCGAGATCCTGCCCTCCCTCTTCATGCGCTGCACCACCGACCCCGCGCGCAAGGACAAGTACCCGGCCATCACCCACCTGAAGTTCCTGGCTCGGGACATGTCAGAGCAG GTGCTGCTTTGTGCCTCCAACCAAAACAACAGCATCGTGGAGTGCTGGTCCCTTAGGAAGGAGGGCCTGCCTGTCAACAACATCTTCCAGCAAATCTCTCCTGTGG TGGGAGACAAGCAGCCCATGATCCTGAAGTGGCGGATCCTGTCTGCCACCAACGACCTGGACCGGGTGTCGGCCGTGGCGCTGCCGAAGCTGCCGATCTCCCTGACCAACACCGACCTGAAGGTGGCAAACGACACCAAGTtcttccctgggctgg GCCTGGCCTTGGCTTTCCACGATGGCAGTGTCCACATCGTGCACcggctgtccctgcagatgaTGGCCGTGTTCTACGGCTCCTCCTCGCAGCGCCCCGTGGACGAGCCGGCCCTCAAGCGCCCACGCACCACAGGGCCCCTGGTGCACTTCAAGGCCATGCAGCTCTCCTGGACATCACTGGCCCTGGCTGGTGTGGACAGTCATGGGAAG CTGAGCATGCTCCGCATCTCCCCCTCCATGGGCCACGTGCTGGACATGAACATGTCCCTGCGGCACTTGCTGTTCCTGTTGGAGTACTGCATGGTGACTGGCTACGACTGGTGGGACATCCTGCTCCACGTCCAGCCCAGCATGGTGCAGAACCTGGTGGAGAAGCTGCACGAGGAGTACATGCGGCAGAAcgcagccctgcagcag GTGCTCTCCACACGCATCGTTGCCATGAAGGCGTCGCTGTGCAAGCTCTCCTCCAGCACCATCGCCCGTGTGTGCGACTACCACGCCAAGCTCTTCCTCATCGCCATCAGCTGCACCCTCAAGTCGCTGCTGCGCCCACACTTCCTCAACACCCCTGACAAGAGCCCCGGGGACCGGCTCACCGAGATCTGCTCCAAGATCACGGATGTAG ACATTGACAAGGTGATGATTAACCTGAAGACGGAAGAGTTTGTCCTGGAGATGACGACGTTgcagtccctgcagcagctcatcCAGTGGGTGGGGGATTTTGTGCTCTACCTGCTGGCCAGCCTTCCCAACCAG GGCTCCCCGGTGCGCCCTGGGCACAGCTTCCTGCGCGACGGCGCGTCCCTCGGCATGTTCCGGGAGCTGATGGTGGTCATCCGCATCTGGGGGCTGCTGAAGCCCAGCTGCCTCCCCGTGTACACAGCAACCTCGGACACCCAGGACAGCATGTCCCTGCTCTTCAGGCTCCTGACcaagctctggctgtgct GTCGTGAGGAAAATCACATCACAGAGCCTGATGATGCCCTGATCGATGagtgctgcctcctgcccagccagctGCTCATTCCCAACATTGACTGGCTGCCCATCAACGATGGCATCATCAGCAAGCTGCAGAACAAGCAGCTGGTCCGGCTGCAGTTTGGGAAGGCTCCCGGGCTCGTTGGCCACACTGTCTCTTCCCAGTTCGATGCCTTTGTCAG ggccCCTGGACAGCCCAAAATTGACCACCTGAGGCGGCTGCACCTGGGTGCGTACCCAACGGAGGAATGCAAGTCCTGTACCAG GTGTGGCTGTGTCACCATGCTGAAGTCACCCAACAAGGTGACAGCAGTGAAGCAGTGGGAGCAGCGCTGGATCAAGAACTGCCTGTGTGGGGGACTGTGGAGGAAGATGCCCCTCAGCTACTCCTGA
- the MED16 gene encoding mediator of RNA polymerase II transcription subunit 16 isoform X2, which yields MDLAYVCEWEKKPKSNHCPSIPLVCAWSCRNLIAFTTDLRNEEEKDLTHMVHIIDTEHPWDVYSVNSGHTEVITCLEWDQSGSRLLSADADGHIKCWGMTDHLANSWENTVGSVVEGDPVVALSWLHNGVKLALHVEKSGASNFGEKFSRVKFSPSLTLFGGKPMEGWIAVTISGLVTVSLLKPNGQVLTATESLCRLRCRVALADVAFTGGGNIVVATSDGSSTSPVQFYKVCVSVVNEKCKIDTEILPSLFMRCTTDPARKDKYPAITHLKFLARDMSEQVLLCASNQNNSIVECWSLRKEGLPVNNIFQQISPVVGDKQPMILKWRILSATNDLDRVSAVALPKLPISLTNTDLKVANDTKFFPGLGLALAFHDGSVHIVHRLSLQMMAVFYGSSSQRPVDEPALKRPRTTGPLVHFKAMQLSWTSLALAGVDSHGKLSMLRISPSMGHVLDMNMSLRHLLFLLEYCMVTGYDWWDILLHVQPSMVQNLVEKLHEEYMRQNAALQQVLSTRIVAMKASLCKLSSSTIARVCDYHAKLFLIAISCTLKSLLRPHFLNTPDKSPGDRLTEICSKITDVDIDKVMINLKTEEFVLEMTTLQSLQQLIQWVGDFVLYLLASLPNQGSPVRPGHSFLRDGASLGMFRELMVVIRIWGLLKPSCLPVYTATSDTQDSMSLLFRLLTKLWLCCREENHITEPDDALIDECCLLPSQLLIPNIDWLPINDGIISKLQNKQLVRLQFGKAPGLVGHTVSSQFDAFVRAPGQPKIDHLRRLHLGAYPTEECKSCTRCGCVTMLKSPNKVTAVKQWEQRWIKNCLCGGLWRKMPLSYS from the exons ATGGACCTGGCCTACGTGTGCGAGTGGGAGAAGAAGCCCAAGAGCAACCACTGCCCCTCCATCCCGCTGGTGTGCGCCTGGTCCTGCCGCAACCTCATCGCCTTCACCACGGACCTCCGCAATGAGGAGGAGAAAG ATCTCACTCACATGGTCCATATCATCGACACCGAGCACCCCTGGGACGTCTACTCTGTGAACTCGGGCCACACCGAAGTCATCACCTGTTTGGAGTGGGATCAGTCAG gctccaggctgctctcagcagaTGCTGATGGCCACATCAAGTGCTGGGGCATGACAGATCACCTGGCCAACAGCTGGGAGAACACGGTGGGCAGTGTGGTGGAGGGGGACCCGGTGGTGGCCCTGTCCTGGCTGCACAACGGCGTCAAGCTGGCTCTGCACGTGGAGAAG TCCGGAGCCTCGAACTTCGGCGAGAAGTTTTCGCGGGTGAAATTCTCCCCGTCGCTGACGCTGTTTGGTGGGAAGCCCATGGAGGGCTGGATTGCTGTGACCATCAGCGGGCTGGTCACCGTGTCCCTCCTCAAGCCCAACGGGCAGGTGCTGACGGCCACCGAGAGCCTGTGCCGCCTGCGCTGCCGCGTGGCCTTGGCCGACGTCGCCTTCACGGGCGGGGGCAACATCGTGGTGGCCACGTCTGATGGCAGCAGCACGTCCCCCGTGCAGTTCTACAAGGTGTGTGTCAGCGTGGTGAACGAGAAGTGCAAGATCGACACCGAGATCCTGCCCTCCCTCTTCATGCGCTGCACCACCGACCCCGCGCGCAAGGACAAGTACCCGGCCATCACCCACCTGAAGTTCCTGGCTCGGGACATGTCAGAGCAG GTGCTGCTTTGTGCCTCCAACCAAAACAACAGCATCGTGGAGTGCTGGTCCCTTAGGAAGGAGGGCCTGCCTGTCAACAACATCTTCCAGCAAATCTCTCCTGTGG TGGGAGACAAGCAGCCCATGATCCTGAAGTGGCGGATCCTGTCTGCCACCAACGACCTGGACCGGGTGTCGGCCGTGGCGCTGCCGAAGCTGCCGATCTCCCTGACCAACACCGACCTGAAGGTGGCAAACGACACCAAGTtcttccctgggctgg GCCTGGCCTTGGCTTTCCACGATGGCAGTGTCCACATCGTGCACcggctgtccctgcagatgaTGGCCGTGTTCTACGGCTCCTCCTCGCAGCGCCCCGTGGACGAGCCGGCCCTCAAGCGCCCACGCACCACAGGGCCCCTGGTGCACTTCAAGGCCATGCAGCTCTCCTGGACATCACTGGCCCTGGCTGGTGTGGACAGTCATGGGAAG CTGAGCATGCTCCGCATCTCCCCCTCCATGGGCCACGTGCTGGACATGAACATGTCCCTGCGGCACTTGCTGTTCCTGTTGGAGTACTGCATGGTGACTGGCTACGACTGGTGGGACATCCTGCTCCACGTCCAGCCCAGCATGGTGCAGAACCTGGTGGAGAAGCTGCACGAGGAGTACATGCGGCAGAAcgcagccctgcagcag GTGCTCTCCACACGCATCGTTGCCATGAAGGCGTCGCTGTGCAAGCTCTCCTCCAGCACCATCGCCCGTGTGTGCGACTACCACGCCAAGCTCTTCCTCATCGCCATCAGCTGCACCCTCAAGTCGCTGCTGCGCCCACACTTCCTCAACACCCCTGACAAGAGCCCCGGGGACCGGCTCACCGAGATCTGCTCCAAGATCACGGATGTAG ACATTGACAAGGTGATGATTAACCTGAAGACGGAAGAGTTTGTCCTGGAGATGACGACGTTgcagtccctgcagcagctcatcCAGTGGGTGGGGGATTTTGTGCTCTACCTGCTGGCCAGCCTTCCCAACCAG GGCTCCCCGGTGCGCCCTGGGCACAGCTTCCTGCGCGACGGCGCGTCCCTCGGCATGTTCCGGGAGCTGATGGTGGTCATCCGCATCTGGGGGCTGCTGAAGCCCAGCTGCCTCCCCGTGTACACAGCAACCTCGGACACCCAGGACAGCATGTCCCTGCTCTTCAGGCTCCTGACcaagctctggctgtgct GTCGTGAGGAAAATCACATCACAGAGCCTGATGATGCCCTGATCGATGagtgctgcctcctgcccagccagctGCTCATTCCCAACATTGACTGGCTGCCCATCAACGATGGCATCATCAGCAAGCTGCAGAACAAGCAGCTGGTCCGGCTGCAGTTTGGGAAGGCTCCCGGGCTCGTTGGCCACACTGTCTCTTCCCAGTTCGATGCCTTTGTCAG ggccCCTGGACAGCCCAAAATTGACCACCTGAGGCGGCTGCACCTGGGTGCGTACCCAACGGAGGAATGCAAGTCCTGTACCAG GTGTGGCTGTGTCACCATGCTGAAGTCACCCAACAAGGTGACAGCAGTGAAGCAGTGGGAGCAGCGCTGGATCAAGAACTGCCTGTGTGGGGGACTGTGGAGGAAGATGCCCCTCAGCTACTCCTGA
- the LOC100224290 gene encoding complement factor D, whose amino-acid sequence MGPSPAPVLVLALLLLLWAPGNGQPRGRILRGSEARPHLKPYMASLQLDGQHVCGGFLIAPQWVLSAAHCIEETDGKLFQVLLGAHSLTEPEPHKRLYQVRAQFPHPGSNIHNNKDDLLLLQLEEKAELNSDVRVLPFQREDRDVAADTVCEVAGWGTTDHSGSRPDRLQQVERPVISRDVCNHRTRHDGTITHEMMCTDSRRKDTCKGDSGGPLVCGGVAEGVVTAGSRVCGNYKKPAIYTRIAPYAAWIDGVMASADGEGDTR is encoded by the exons ATGGGGCCAAGCCCTGCTCCCGTCCTTGTCCtcgctctgctgctgctcctctgggcccCAGGGAATG ggcagccccGGGGACGGATCCTGAGGGGCTCCGAAGCCCGGCCCCACCTGAAGCCGTACATGGCCTCGCTGCAGCTGGACGGGCAGCACGTCTGTGGGGGCTTCCTCATCGCCCCACAGTGGGTGCTGAGCGCTGCCCACTGCATCGAGGAGAC ggatggcaaactcttccaggtgctgctgggtgcCCACTCGCTGACGGAACCGGAGCCCCACAAACGCCTGTACCAAGTGCGCGCCCAGTTCCCCCACCCTGGCAGCAACATCCACAACAACAAGGACgaccttctcctcctccag ctggaggagaaagCGGAGCTGAACTCGGACGTGCGGGTGCTGCCCTTCCAGCGGGAGGACAGGGACGTGGCGGCCGACACGGTGTGCGAGGTGGCGGGGTGGGGCACCACCGACCACAGCGGCTCCCGGCCGGACCGGCTGCAGCAGGTGGAGCGGCCGGTGATCAGCCGCGACGTCTGCAACCACCGCACCCGCCACGACGGCACCATCACCCACGAGATGATGTGCACCGACTCCCGCAGGAAGGACACCTGCAAG ggagacTCCGGTGGACCCCTGGTGTGTGGCGGGGTGGCCGAGGGGGTGGTCACGGCCGGCTCCCGCGTCTGTGGCAACTACAAGAAGCCGGCCATCTACACCCGCATCGCCCCCTACGCCGCCTGGATCGACGGGGTCATGGCTTCTGCCGACGGGGAGGGGGACACTCGCTGA